A window of the Choristoneura fumiferana chromosome 30, NRCan_CFum_1, whole genome shotgun sequence genome harbors these coding sequences:
- the LOC141444585 gene encoding PBAN-type neuropeptides-like: MAVQKELILCLVVLNPFLMANGETFKGDNFDRNIRSGRAGVVFKPILGKRTFTENNREAVLRMLEAADALKYYYDQLPYFDAQADDPEMKVTKKVIFTPKLGRSLEEQYEDKRSYDVDFTPRLGRRQPEAVTSSDEQIYRQDTDQIDARSKFFSPRLGRTVKLTPRLGRSFNYEMYPSKIRLARSTNNTKSN; this comes from the exons ATGGCGGTACAAAAGGAGCTTATACTTTGTTTAGTggttttaaatccttttttgaTGGCGAATGGCGAAACTTTTAAG GGGGATAACTTCGACAGAAATATTCGCAGCGGACGCGCTGGTGTGGTTTTCAAACCCATCTTAGGGAAGAGAACGTTTACTGAGAACAACAG AGAAGCTGTGCTGCGAATGCTGGAGGCAGCAGACGCGCTGAAGTATTACTATGACCAGCTGCCCTACTTCGACGCGCAGGCCGACGATCCTGAGATGAAAG TGACAAAAAAGGTGATATTCACGCCAAAATTGGGACGGAGTCTGGAGGAGCAGTATGAGGACAAACGGTCCTACGATGTAGACTTCACCCCACGGTTGGGCAGACGGCAGCCGGAAGCTGTCACCTCATCCGACGAGCAAAT atACCGCCAGGACACTGATCAAATCGACGCTAGATCCAAATTCTTCTCCCCCCGCCTTGGACGCACTGTCAAGCTCACTCCTCGACTAGGCAGATCTTTTAACTATG aaaTGTATCCAAGCAAAATCCGCCTCGCGAGAAGCACCAACAATACCAAATCGAATTGA